Proteins encoded in a region of the Esox lucius isolate fEsoLuc1 chromosome 9, fEsoLuc1.pri, whole genome shotgun sequence genome:
- the LOC106023687 gene encoding zinc finger protein 883-like yields MNPVQSEKETLIDEIEQSLFTLTEDNLRFLCERHGQDGKDGHQMKAMNHRLLRRRIMELMWDHTDSSKSERHGMSWLLRLKKDITGMQEDDEDDVDCDEEYDQEDSDWLPSRRLETERSSPGQSDEDDDDAADSNEEWDLGDKDRLPSNRLETEPLPESPVQNKRDKPSSLCPSDPLESPGRGDCRNTLGKSEHVIDKTTHTSNAEQNKTVSGNGLGNYVCDHCGKSFTTAKNRKRHLQYLQRCQEPKKSHVCSKCGKGFPLPGSLKRHLRTHTGEKPYVCQHCGKEYNDSGNLQRHIRTHTDEKPYHCSDCGKKFRVKISLIHHREGVHTEHPHRCGQCKKSFITAARLESHTKIRHPPNDPLKNPHVCSECGRGFTYAANLKLHMRIHTGEKPYVCPRCGKDFTQSGLLQRHMRTHTGEKPYHCSLCGMKFRCAKTLERHHQENHKGETLGPIRMHQEPLPCPHCEEKFPTKALLKDHLQNNHNSIVHRRFHCPQCDKTFSTKAYLLVHQRKHTGERPYLCPQCGKSFSLSGSLKLHLRIHAGEKPHSCSYCDKRFTSRSQLIRHLRIHTGEKPYQCPDCGRCFACGNILRNHRRTHTGEKPFQCNECNKAFAQLTSLKKHQETHRPSQPVSVRNPYLPHSQPLPYPYLSQNKPHSHPYPPQASW; encoded by the exons ATGAATCCAGTCCAATCAGAGAAGGAAACCTTGATTGATGAAATCGAACAGAGTTTGTTTACTTTAACTGAGGACAATTTACGTTTCCTGTGTGAACGTCATGGACAAGATGGCAAGGATGGACATCAAATGAAGGCAATGAATCATCGCTTATTAAGGCGGAGAATCATGGAGTTAATGTGGGATCATACGGACTCATCTAAATCGGAGAGACATGGAATGTCTTGGTTACTCCGACTGAAAAAGGACATCACCGGGATGCAGGAGGATGACGAGGATGATGTAGACTGTGATGAAGAATATGATCAAGAAGACAGTGATTGGTTGCCCAGCAGAAGACTGGAGACGGAGCGCTCGAGTCCAGGCCAAtctgatgaggatgatgatgatgctgcGGACTCCAATGAAGAATGGGACTTGGGAGACAAGGATCGCTTGCCTAGCAACAGGCTGGAGACGGAGCCACTTCCTGAGAGCCCCGTACAAAATAAGAGA GACAAGCCTTCTTCTCTGTGCCCCTCTGACCCCCTGGAGTCCCCAGGTCGTGGTGACTGCAGGAACACACTGGGGAAGAGTGAACATGTAATAGACAAGACAACTCACACATCTAAtgctgaacaaaacaaaactgtctCAGGAAATGGGCTTGGCAACTATGTCTGTGACCactgtggaaagagttttaCCACAGCAAAAAATAGAAAACGACACTTGCAGTATCTTCAGCGATGCCAAGAACCTAAGAAGTCTCACGTGTGCTCTAAATGTGGAAAGGGATTCCCTCTGCCAGGCAGTCTTAAGAGACACCTGAGAACTCATACTGGGGAGAAACCATATGTTTGCCAACACTGTGGAAAAGAATACAATGATTCTGGAAACTTACAGAGGCACATCAGAACGCACACAGATGAGAAACCATACCACTGCTCAGATTGTGGGAAGAAATTTCGTGTTAAAATAAGCCTTATACATCACCGAGAAGGTGTTCATACAGAACACCCTCACCGCTGTGGTCAATGTAAGAAGAGCTTCATAACTGCAGCAAGATTGgaatcacacacaaaaataagaCACCCACCAAATGATCCTCTCAAAAATCCACATGTGTGCTCAGAATGTGGAAGGGGATTCACTTATGCCGCCAATCTTAAATTACACATGAGAATCcatactggggagaaaccttaTGTTTGCCCTCGTTGTGGGAAGGATTTCACTCAGTCTGGACTCTTACAGAGACACATGAGAACACACACGGGAGAGAAACCTTACCACTGCTCTTTGTGTGGGATGAAGTTTCGTTGTGCGAAAACGTTAGAACGGCATCACCAGGAGAACCACAAGGGGGAGACACTGGGGCCCATCCGTATGCATCAGGAGCCTCTTCCGTGCCCCCACTGTGAGGAGAAGTTCCCTACCAAGGCTCTTCTGAAGGATCACCTGCAGAACAACCATAACAGCATAGTTCATAGACGATTCCATTGTCCGCAGTGTGACAAGACTTTTTCTACTAAAGCTTACTTACTTGTTCATCAGAGGAAACACACTGGAGAGAGACCTTATCTTTGCCCTCAGTGTGGAAAGAGTTTTTCTCTCTCAGGGAGCTTAAAACTTCATCTCAGGATTCATGCTGGTGAGAAGCCTCACAGCTGTTCGTACTGTGACAAGAGATTTACAAGTAGAAGCCAGTTAATTAGGCACTTGCGAAtccatactggagagaaaccatacCAGTGTCCTGATTGTGGACGGTGTTTTGCATGCGGTAATATCCTGAGAAATCACCGGCGGacccacacaggagagaaaccgtTCCAGTGCAATGAGTGCAATAAAGCCTTTGCTCAACTGACTAGTCTGAAGAAGCATCaagagacacacagaccttCTCAGCCCGTCTCTGTCCGAAATCCCTACCTGCCTCACAGTCAGCCCCTCCCATATCCCTACCTGTCTCAAAATAAGCCCCACTCACATCCCTACCCACCACAGGCTTCATGGTAA
- the LOC105030257 gene encoding zinc finger protein 883-like isoform X2, giving the protein MSCQRLVHGKDNMNSLCSEKETLIDEIEKSLFTLTEDDLRYLCKGHGLVTKMGLMKGMNHRLLRRKIMEEMWDNIESMTLDEQGMSWLRHLKKDIRLIQEKDAGSPLGPSQTDNDDDEQFDKVDSNLLPGSGLEMRHLSPRQFYDDKAEDDTADPDEDWAAGDKDRLSSNGLEAEPPPESAVSEKRDGPSRPTSCLPESLGRASRGRGLLLGQKRMSSQEADCRKSGQTDHVRHNAAQPGSRPGSHICDHCGKSFTTARNLKRHLQYLLRCQDTEKSHVCSKCGKGFPLPGSLKRHLRTHTGEKPYVCQHCGKDYNDSGNLQRHINTHTGEKPYHCLECGRKFSVKLSLEHHREAVHTEHPHRCSNCMKSFVTASKLESHIKTRHPPSDPVNNPHVCSECGRGFRVAASLKRHLRTHTGEKPYICSHCGKYYNDSGNLQRHVRTHTGEKPYHCSVCGMKFRCTKTLEQHHLKNHQGETLGPIRLHQGPLTCPHCGQEFPSKALLKDHLQKTHISRVQCKQCDKTFSTKAYLLVHQRKHTGERPYLCPQCGKSFSLSGSLRLHLRIHAGEKPHVCSYCDKRFTSRSQLIRHLRIHTGEKPYQCSDCGRCFACGNILRKHRRIHTGEKPFQCHECSKAFAQLTSLKKHQETHRPSQPVSVRNPYLPHSQPLPYPYPPQTSW; this is encoded by the exons ATGTCCTGCCAACGGCTAGTACATGGGAAGGACAATATGAATTCACTATGTTCAGAAAAGGAAACCCTGATTGATGAAATCGAAAAAAGTTTATTTACTTTAACCGAGGACGATTTGCGCTACCTTTGTAAAGGACATGGACTGGTGACAAAGATGGGTCTAATGAAAGGGATGAATCATCGTCTATTGAGGCGTAAAATCATGGAGGAAATGTGGGACAATATAGAGTCCATGACATTGGACGAGCAGGGAATGTCTTGGCTACGCCATCTGAAGAAGGACATAAGACTGATACAGGAGAAAGATGCTGGTTCACCCCTGGGTCCCAGTCAAACCGACAACGATGATGATGAACAATTTGACAAGGTGGACAGCAACTTGTTGCCTGGCAGTGGACTGGAGATGAGACACTTAAGTCCCAGACAGTTCTATGATGATAAAGCGGAGGATGATACTGCAGACCCTGATGAAGATTGGGCTGCAGGAGACAAAGATCGCTTGTCCAGCAACGGGCTGGAGGCGGAGCCACCTCCAGAGAGCGCTGTATCAGAAAAAAGA GACGGGCCTTCCCGCCCAACCTCCTGCCTCCCAGAATCCCTGGGTCGTGCCTCTCGAGGGAGGGGCTTACTGCTGGGTCAGAAGAGGATGTCATCGCAGGAGGCCGACTGCAGGAAATCAGGGCAGACTGACCATGTAAGACACAATGCAGCACAACCAGGAAGTAGACCAGGCTCACACATCTGTGATCACTGTGGGAAGAGCTTTACCACGGCGAGAAATCTAAAACGACACTTACAGTACCTGCTGAGGTGTCAAGATACTGAAAAATCTCATGTGTGCTCTAAATGCGGAAAGGGATTCCCTCTGCCGGGAAGTCTAAAGAGACACCTGAGAACTCATACTGGGGAGAAACCGTACGTTTGTCAGCATTGCGGGAAGGACTACAACGATTCTGGAAACTTACAGAGGCACATCAACACTCACACTGGTGAGAAACCTTACCACTGCTTGGAATGTGGGAGAAAGTTCAGTGTAAAGTTAAGTCTTGAGCATCACCGGGAAGCTGTTCACACTGAACACCCTCACCGCTGTTCTAACTGCATGAAGAGCTTTGTAACTGCCTCTAAACTGGAATCGCACATTAAAACAAGACATCCACCAAGTGATCCTGTAAATAACCCACATGTGTGCTCAGAATGTGGACGGGGATTCCGTGTGGCCGCCAGTCTTAAAAGACACCTGAGAACTCATACAGGGGAGAAACCGTACATCTGTAGTCATTGTGGTAAATACTATAATGATTCTGGGAACTTACAGAGACATGTGAGAacgcacacaggagagaaaccataccACTGCTCAGTGTGCGGGATGAAGTTTCGTTGTACAAAAACTTTAGAACAGCACCACTTGAAAAACCACCAGGGGGAGACCCTGGGTCCCATCCGTTTGCACCAAGGCCCTCTTACGTGCCCCCACTGTGGGCAGGAGTTCCCTTCCAAGGCTCTTCTGAAGGATCACCTGCAGAAGACCCACATTAGCAGAGTTCAATGCAAACAGTGTGACAAGACCTTCTCCACTAAAGCTTACTTACTTGTTCATCAGAGGAAACACACTGGAGAGAGACCTTACCTTTGCCCTcagtgtgggaagagtttctctctgTCAGGAAGCTTAAGGCTTCATCTTAGGATTCACGCTGGTGAGAAGCCTCATGTCTGTTCTTACTGTGACAAGAGATTTACAAGTAGAAGCCAGTTAATTAGGCACTTGAGAatccacactggagagaaaccatacCAGTGCTCAGACTGCGGGCGGTGTTTTGCATGTGGTAATATTTTGAGAAAGCACAGACGGatccacacaggagagaaaccattcCAGTGCCATGAGTGCAGTAAAGCCTTTGCCCAGTTGACTAGTCTGAAGAAACATCAGGAGACACACAGACCTTCTCAGCCTGTCTCTGTCCGAAATCCCTATCTGCCTCACAGTCAGCCCCTCCCATATCCTTACCCACCACAAACTTCATGGTGA
- the LOC105030257 gene encoding zinc finger protein 883-like isoform X1, translating into MFVIVSVGKTKGHLETYIGTQTGPLMSCQRLVHGKDNMNSLCSEKETLIDEIEKSLFTLTEDDLRYLCKGHGLVTKMGLMKGMNHRLLRRKIMEEMWDNIESMTLDEQGMSWLRHLKKDIRLIQEKDAGSPLGPSQTDNDDDEQFDKVDSNLLPGSGLEMRHLSPRQFYDDKAEDDTADPDEDWAAGDKDRLSSNGLEAEPPPESAVSEKRDGPSRPTSCLPESLGRASRGRGLLLGQKRMSSQEADCRKSGQTDHVRHNAAQPGSRPGSHICDHCGKSFTTARNLKRHLQYLLRCQDTEKSHVCSKCGKGFPLPGSLKRHLRTHTGEKPYVCQHCGKDYNDSGNLQRHINTHTGEKPYHCLECGRKFSVKLSLEHHREAVHTEHPHRCSNCMKSFVTASKLESHIKTRHPPSDPVNNPHVCSECGRGFRVAASLKRHLRTHTGEKPYICSHCGKYYNDSGNLQRHVRTHTGEKPYHCSVCGMKFRCTKTLEQHHLKNHQGETLGPIRLHQGPLTCPHCGQEFPSKALLKDHLQKTHISRVQCKQCDKTFSTKAYLLVHQRKHTGERPYLCPQCGKSFSLSGSLRLHLRIHAGEKPHVCSYCDKRFTSRSQLIRHLRIHTGEKPYQCSDCGRCFACGNILRKHRRIHTGEKPFQCHECSKAFAQLTSLKKHQETHRPSQPVSVRNPYLPHSQPLPYPYPPQTSW; encoded by the exons ATGTTTGTCATCGTCAGTGTGGGAAAGACTAAAGGGCATCTGGAAACTTACATTGGAACTCAAACAG gtcCTCTAATGTCCTGCCAACGGCTAGTACATGGGAAGGACAATATGAATTCACTATGTTCAGAAAAGGAAACCCTGATTGATGAAATCGAAAAAAGTTTATTTACTTTAACCGAGGACGATTTGCGCTACCTTTGTAAAGGACATGGACTGGTGACAAAGATGGGTCTAATGAAAGGGATGAATCATCGTCTATTGAGGCGTAAAATCATGGAGGAAATGTGGGACAATATAGAGTCCATGACATTGGACGAGCAGGGAATGTCTTGGCTACGCCATCTGAAGAAGGACATAAGACTGATACAGGAGAAAGATGCTGGTTCACCCCTGGGTCCCAGTCAAACCGACAACGATGATGATGAACAATTTGACAAGGTGGACAGCAACTTGTTGCCTGGCAGTGGACTGGAGATGAGACACTTAAGTCCCAGACAGTTCTATGATGATAAAGCGGAGGATGATACTGCAGACCCTGATGAAGATTGGGCTGCAGGAGACAAAGATCGCTTGTCCAGCAACGGGCTGGAGGCGGAGCCACCTCCAGAGAGCGCTGTATCAGAAAAAAGA GACGGGCCTTCCCGCCCAACCTCCTGCCTCCCAGAATCCCTGGGTCGTGCCTCTCGAGGGAGGGGCTTACTGCTGGGTCAGAAGAGGATGTCATCGCAGGAGGCCGACTGCAGGAAATCAGGGCAGACTGACCATGTAAGACACAATGCAGCACAACCAGGAAGTAGACCAGGCTCACACATCTGTGATCACTGTGGGAAGAGCTTTACCACGGCGAGAAATCTAAAACGACACTTACAGTACCTGCTGAGGTGTCAAGATACTGAAAAATCTCATGTGTGCTCTAAATGCGGAAAGGGATTCCCTCTGCCGGGAAGTCTAAAGAGACACCTGAGAACTCATACTGGGGAGAAACCGTACGTTTGTCAGCATTGCGGGAAGGACTACAACGATTCTGGAAACTTACAGAGGCACATCAACACTCACACTGGTGAGAAACCTTACCACTGCTTGGAATGTGGGAGAAAGTTCAGTGTAAAGTTAAGTCTTGAGCATCACCGGGAAGCTGTTCACACTGAACACCCTCACCGCTGTTCTAACTGCATGAAGAGCTTTGTAACTGCCTCTAAACTGGAATCGCACATTAAAACAAGACATCCACCAAGTGATCCTGTAAATAACCCACATGTGTGCTCAGAATGTGGACGGGGATTCCGTGTGGCCGCCAGTCTTAAAAGACACCTGAGAACTCATACAGGGGAGAAACCGTACATCTGTAGTCATTGTGGTAAATACTATAATGATTCTGGGAACTTACAGAGACATGTGAGAacgcacacaggagagaaaccataccACTGCTCAGTGTGCGGGATGAAGTTTCGTTGTACAAAAACTTTAGAACAGCACCACTTGAAAAACCACCAGGGGGAGACCCTGGGTCCCATCCGTTTGCACCAAGGCCCTCTTACGTGCCCCCACTGTGGGCAGGAGTTCCCTTCCAAGGCTCTTCTGAAGGATCACCTGCAGAAGACCCACATTAGCAGAGTTCAATGCAAACAGTGTGACAAGACCTTCTCCACTAAAGCTTACTTACTTGTTCATCAGAGGAAACACACTGGAGAGAGACCTTACCTTTGCCCTcagtgtgggaagagtttctctctgTCAGGAAGCTTAAGGCTTCATCTTAGGATTCACGCTGGTGAGAAGCCTCATGTCTGTTCTTACTGTGACAAGAGATTTACAAGTAGAAGCCAGTTAATTAGGCACTTGAGAatccacactggagagaaaccatacCAGTGCTCAGACTGCGGGCGGTGTTTTGCATGTGGTAATATTTTGAGAAAGCACAGACGGatccacacaggagagaaaccattcCAGTGCCATGAGTGCAGTAAAGCCTTTGCCCAGTTGACTAGTCTGAAGAAACATCAGGAGACACACAGACCTTCTCAGCCTGTCTCTGTCCGAAATCCCTATCTGCCTCACAGTCAGCCCCTCCCATATCCTTACCCACCACAAACTTCATGGTGA